The Catenulispora sp. EB89 genome has a segment encoding these proteins:
- a CDS encoding mannosyltransferase family protein, which translates to MAREPEGGALEGGVPDSGGLVGGALEGGAPALSGGQRPRRRLGDGDRTALAAWGATRLGMIVLAWMSAWVFATAATTPGPWLARWDRWDEGIFTSIAQHWYFAPGTDPRHVAFFPGFPVAMWLAHLLVWNWVAAGLAVSAVAGAVATVALGRLAAQEVEGAWVRREGSRDPLDAVLRLPRMRAALNLAEVPNSESSIAPQPSPIGIGSARADSAPQAIAAAEPARPSEATASLPASDASAGGHVRGAVQPSANLPLPRGVRARANQAAANAALFFTLAPAAVFLAAGYSESLFAAFAFSAWAAARRDRWTSAVVLAAGASTVRVNGLFLAAAIALEFVLAGRARRRWRQAPLLVVPALPVAAYVLYLHHDTGDWLAWQHAQAAGWFRTFRNPKYAWDQTWRAAFEASQAGHTAWVFQLELLAVVVGLGLTALLLLKRRWPEALYVALSLLALGTTTWFMSVPRTMLLWWPLWTMLGAWATRRPAVRTLYICCVAPVMAGVALLFLSGQWAG; encoded by the coding sequence GTGGCGCGCGAGCCGGAGGGCGGCGCGCTGGAGGGCGGCGTGCCGGACAGCGGCGGTCTGGTGGGCGGCGCGCTGGAGGGCGGTGCCCCTGCGCTATCCGGCGGTCAGCGCCCCCGGCGCAGGCTCGGCGACGGGGACCGCACGGCCCTGGCGGCGTGGGGCGCGACGCGGCTCGGGATGATCGTCCTGGCGTGGATGAGCGCCTGGGTGTTCGCGACGGCGGCCACGACGCCGGGCCCCTGGCTGGCCCGCTGGGACCGCTGGGACGAGGGCATCTTCACCAGCATCGCGCAGCACTGGTACTTCGCACCGGGCACCGACCCGAGGCACGTGGCGTTCTTCCCGGGCTTTCCGGTGGCGATGTGGCTGGCGCACCTCCTGGTCTGGAACTGGGTCGCCGCCGGGCTGGCGGTGTCAGCGGTGGCCGGCGCGGTCGCGACGGTGGCTTTGGGGCGGCTCGCGGCGCAGGAGGTCGAGGGCGCTTGGGTGCGTCGCGAGGGCAGCCGTGATCCACTGGATGCGGTGCTTCGGTTGCCCCGGATGCGTGCCGCCCTCAACCTCGCTGAGGTTCCGAATTCCGAATCATCCATTGCACCGCAGCCCTCCCCGATCGGCATCGGCTCAGCGCGCGCAGACTCCGCGCCACAAGCGATCGCGGCCGCGGAGCCGGCGCGGCCAAGCGAAGCAACCGCCTCGCTGCCTGCGTCCGATGCGAGCGCAGGCGGGCACGTGCGCGGCGCCGTCCAGCCCTCCGCGAACCTCCCCCTCCCCCGAGGCGTCCGCGCCCGAGCCAACCAGGCCGCCGCCAACGCCGCGCTCTTCTTCACCCTCGCGCCGGCGGCCGTCTTCCTCGCGGCGGGCTACAGCGAGAGCCTGTTCGCCGCGTTCGCCTTCTCGGCGTGGGCGGCGGCGCGGCGCGATCGGTGGACGAGCGCCGTCGTGCTGGCGGCGGGCGCCAGCACGGTGCGCGTGAACGGGTTGTTCCTCGCGGCGGCCATCGCGTTGGAGTTCGTGCTCGCGGGGCGGGCTCGGCGGCGGTGGCGGCAGGCGCCGCTGCTCGTCGTGCCGGCGCTGCCGGTCGCGGCCTATGTGCTCTACCTCCACCACGACACCGGGGACTGGCTCGCCTGGCAGCACGCGCAGGCCGCCGGGTGGTTCCGCACGTTCCGCAACCCGAAGTACGCGTGGGACCAGACCTGGCGCGCGGCCTTCGAGGCCAGCCAGGCGGGGCACACCGCGTGGGTCTTCCAGCTGGAGCTGCTGGCGGTGGTCGTGGGGCTCGGGCTGACGGCGCTCCTGCTGCTGAAGCGCCGCTGGCCCGAAGCCCTCTACGTCGCTCTCTCGCTGCTCGCGCTGGGCACCACCACGTGGTTCATGTCCGTCCCACGCACCATGCTCCTGTGGTGGCCGCTGTGGACGATGCTCGGCGCGTGGGCCACCCGGCGCCCGGCGGTGCGCACGCTCTACATCTGCTGCGTCGCGCCGGTCATGGCGGGGGTGGCGTTACTGTTCCTGTCGGGTCAGTGGGCCGGCTGA
- a CDS encoding glycosyltransferase family 87 protein: MSSDVSDQAPGPSAEPTGRSAAAAPTLVAPSLDDPVVNAASDAVGGPLGARAWRPRLGSRSAIRTVARVLVLLTLLTLGLGVAQRSPCYSTAWNGTGKQQYNHLCYTDVPYMYYGRGFDKHLTPYRQTDAASGNYGLEYPVVAGAAMETAALLAQKMGADTPDQVRWFYNVTTWFLIIFALVCVLAVIGLAGRRPWDAAMFALAPGLLLTGTINWDLIAVALASVGMLAWARNKPVVAGIALGLGSATKLYPVFLLIPLLVLCWRAGRMRQWTQATGTAVVTWLVVNAPVMIFAFQGWKYFFTFNDNRPIDLGSPWFAIRHWWGWEPPNKNIVIIALVLAGWLAVALLGLMARRRPRFAQLAFLTVAVFVLLNKVYSPQYVLWLIPLAALARPRWRDFLIWQCCEVAYYVAVWYYLVWQAGPSNGNTRGLPDNFYVWAIVIHLAGIVFMMVQIIRDIMDPRRDPIRADGVDDDPAGGVIADSPDVWAWSQPRSHRAGAGHGVGAGAEPELASA; the protein is encoded by the coding sequence GTGAGTTCGGACGTGAGCGACCAGGCGCCCGGCCCGTCGGCGGAACCGACGGGCCGGAGCGCGGCGGCGGCACCGACCCTCGTCGCCCCCTCCCTCGACGACCCGGTGGTGAACGCCGCCTCCGACGCCGTGGGCGGCCCGCTGGGCGCGCGCGCGTGGCGGCCCCGGCTGGGGTCGCGCTCCGCGATCCGGACGGTCGCCAGGGTGCTGGTGCTGCTGACGCTGCTCACGCTGGGGCTCGGGGTGGCGCAGCGCTCGCCGTGCTACTCCACGGCCTGGAACGGCACGGGCAAGCAGCAGTACAACCACCTGTGCTACACCGACGTGCCGTACATGTACTACGGCCGGGGCTTCGACAAGCACCTCACGCCGTACCGCCAGACCGACGCGGCCAGCGGCAACTACGGCCTGGAGTACCCGGTGGTGGCCGGCGCGGCGATGGAGACCGCGGCGCTGCTGGCGCAGAAGATGGGCGCCGACACCCCGGACCAGGTGCGCTGGTTCTACAACGTCACGACGTGGTTCCTGATCATCTTCGCGCTCGTCTGCGTCCTGGCGGTGATCGGGCTGGCAGGACGAAGACCATGGGACGCGGCGATGTTCGCGCTGGCGCCAGGGTTGCTGCTGACCGGAACCATAAACTGGGACCTGATCGCGGTCGCGCTGGCCTCGGTCGGGATGCTGGCGTGGGCGCGGAACAAACCGGTGGTCGCGGGCATCGCGCTGGGCCTGGGCTCGGCGACGAAGCTGTACCCGGTGTTCCTGCTGATCCCGCTGCTGGTGCTGTGCTGGCGCGCGGGCCGGATGCGCCAGTGGACGCAGGCGACCGGCACCGCGGTGGTGACCTGGCTGGTGGTGAACGCCCCGGTCATGATCTTCGCCTTCCAGGGCTGGAAGTACTTCTTCACGTTCAACGACAACCGCCCGATCGACCTGGGCTCGCCGTGGTTCGCGATCCGCCACTGGTGGGGCTGGGAACCGCCGAACAAGAACATCGTCATCATCGCCCTGGTGCTGGCCGGCTGGCTGGCCGTGGCGCTGCTGGGCCTGATGGCCCGCCGCCGGCCCCGGTTCGCGCAGCTGGCGTTCCTGACGGTCGCGGTGTTCGTTCTGCTGAACAAGGTGTACTCGCCGCAGTACGTGCTGTGGCTGATCCCTCTGGCGGCACTGGCGCGGCCGCGCTGGCGCGACTTCCTGATCTGGCAGTGCTGCGAGGTCGCGTACTACGTGGCGGTCTGGTACTACCTGGTCTGGCAGGCCGGGCCGAGCAACGGCAACACCCGCGGCCTGCCGGACAACTTCTACGTGTGGGCGATCGTGATCCACCTCGCGGGCATCGTGTTCATGATGGTGCAGATCATCCGCGACATCATGGACCCCCGTCGCGATCCGATCCGCGCCGACGGCGTCGACGACGACCCGGCGGGCGGCGTGATCGCGGACAGCCCGGACGTGTGGGCGTGGTCGCAGCCGCGGTCGCACCGGGCGGGGGCGGGGCATGGGGTCGGGGCCGGAGCCGAGCCTGAGCTTGCTTCGGCCTGA
- a CDS encoding transglycosylase domain-containing protein, which translates to MSEHGSRRAGGGGGSRGRRSANGGGFSDKLDGLTNQLSGMFGKRGGGRRGGDGYDDQYDEYGSYDDRGYENAGYGDSYGDGYGDEAEVASGGGRRGSGRRSSARSGATGAVGGTGGTGGTGRGGRSRGRGQDELPPKDWWMRFINYPRYGKRGWRHWMPSIKQLLSVFLGFLFTVIGVVAYAYANTQIPQVKNSIAAGNPTIYTYDNGKDIFANIGVNYYQVNDINQIPQVFQNAFVAAENYSFWSDPGVSFTGVARSALNDLFGSGGTQGGSTITQQYVKNAYLSQDQTLGRKINEIMISIKLNHTESKQQILLGYLNQISFGRGAYGIDAAARAYFGRPISSFTNNDVGEAAFLAALVNDPSNFSTALANAKARTDNPKTFDRFEKRYNAILANMSQYKFVDKSITDKFQGKLPQVKDYKAANLTGYVGYMKDAATAYLAAQMQEYPDDKQTQLYANIDNLSKGGYKIVTTYNQVMMNDSVQAADALWKDPSYNGDGKFDQSKHLSDHDVHLAFASVDPHSGELKSFYTGTDGAEEYTKNAFNYALQGGVQVGSTFKPITLATALQSGKFSLDSTEPGSNSKPLFYPVGASQPLTFYDTTKHATAFWPPNEDDESAGGVNGNATLKEGLAKSLNSVFAALELDPSVGVPAVYNMAQSLGIKAGTPDFGLVASLTLGTAEITPMRMANVYGAFDNGGVSHEPVQVTAIIDQRTGQTVWTPPSMRKDSTVNKQVMSANTAAGVTNALQSVLQKGGTANANNYAAALAASTNYNLAGKTGTTDQNHSAWFTGFSSSLATSVAIFRSTPDGTLESIKGLGYDDQSTRINGMDWPTSVWTKFMSIEFNKDKTNFAKPFAPYAPICSGVSNIVSFGQSVSAGPLATDTNALPGTPTGSEANCQAVFVPTPTPTPTPTPTKATTSSQQQLCQPPAQFDPASQQCVTLPSTPTDSTTQQQPTGTGATNTTGPTTPTNTTPTTPSSKFCQNHPTDPLCPTTTTSPTTSSTTSNPFGAPPGG; encoded by the coding sequence ATGAGCGAGCACGGCAGTCGGCGCGCCGGAGGTGGCGGCGGATCACGGGGGCGCCGGTCGGCCAACGGCGGCGGCTTCTCCGACAAGCTCGACGGGCTCACCAACCAACTGTCCGGGATGTTCGGCAAGCGCGGCGGCGGCCGCCGTGGCGGCGACGGCTACGACGACCAGTACGACGAGTACGGGTCCTACGACGACCGCGGCTACGAGAACGCCGGCTACGGCGACTCGTACGGCGACGGCTACGGCGACGAGGCCGAGGTCGCCTCCGGCGGCGGTCGGCGGGGCTCCGGACGCCGCTCCTCGGCCCGCTCCGGCGCGACTGGCGCGGTCGGCGGCACCGGTGGCACCGGTGGCACCGGCCGCGGCGGGCGCTCCCGCGGCCGCGGCCAGGACGAGCTGCCGCCCAAAGACTGGTGGATGCGGTTCATCAACTACCCGCGCTACGGCAAGCGCGGGTGGCGGCACTGGATGCCGTCGATCAAGCAGTTGCTGTCGGTCTTCCTGGGCTTCCTGTTCACCGTCATAGGCGTGGTGGCCTACGCGTACGCGAACACGCAGATCCCGCAGGTCAAGAACAGCATCGCGGCGGGCAACCCGACCATCTACACGTATGACAACGGCAAAGACATCTTCGCCAACATCGGCGTCAACTACTACCAGGTCAACGACATAAACCAGATCCCGCAGGTCTTCCAGAACGCGTTCGTCGCGGCGGAGAACTACTCGTTCTGGTCGGACCCGGGCGTGTCCTTCACCGGTGTGGCGCGTTCGGCGCTGAACGACCTGTTCGGCAGCGGCGGCACCCAGGGCGGTTCGACGATCACCCAGCAGTACGTGAAGAACGCGTACCTGTCGCAGGACCAGACGCTGGGCCGCAAGATCAACGAGATCATGATCTCCATAAAGCTCAACCACACGGAGAGCAAGCAGCAGATCCTGCTCGGGTACCTGAACCAGATCTCGTTCGGCCGCGGCGCCTACGGCATCGACGCCGCCGCGCGCGCCTACTTCGGCAGGCCGATCAGCAGCTTCACCAACAACGACGTCGGCGAGGCGGCCTTCCTGGCCGCGCTGGTCAACGACCCCAGCAACTTCTCCACGGCGCTGGCCAACGCCAAGGCCCGCACGGACAACCCCAAGACGTTCGACCGCTTCGAGAAGCGGTACAACGCGATCCTGGCGAACATGTCGCAGTACAAGTTCGTGGACAAGTCGATCACCGACAAGTTCCAGGGCAAGCTGCCACAGGTGAAGGACTACAAGGCGGCGAACCTCACCGGGTACGTCGGCTACATGAAGGACGCCGCCACGGCTTACCTCGCGGCGCAGATGCAGGAGTACCCGGACGACAAGCAGACGCAGCTGTACGCGAACATCGACAACCTGTCCAAGGGCGGGTACAAGATCGTCACCACGTACAACCAGGTGATGATGAACGACTCGGTCCAGGCGGCGGACGCGTTGTGGAAGGACCCGAGCTACAACGGCGACGGCAAGTTCGATCAGTCCAAACACCTGTCCGACCATGACGTGCACTTGGCGTTCGCCTCGGTGGACCCGCACTCCGGCGAGCTGAAGTCCTTCTACACCGGGACGGACGGCGCCGAGGAGTACACGAAGAACGCCTTCAACTACGCGTTGCAGGGTGGTGTCCAGGTCGGTTCGACGTTCAAGCCGATCACCCTGGCGACCGCGCTCCAGTCCGGCAAGTTCTCGCTGGACAGCACGGAGCCCGGCAGCAACAGCAAGCCACTGTTCTACCCGGTCGGCGCCTCGCAGCCGCTGACGTTCTACGACACCACCAAGCACGCGACCGCCTTCTGGCCCCCCAACGAGGACGACGAGAGCGCCGGCGGCGTCAACGGCAACGCGACCCTCAAGGAGGGCCTGGCGAAGTCGCTGAACTCGGTGTTCGCCGCCCTGGAGCTGGACCCCTCGGTGGGCGTGCCCGCCGTCTACAACATGGCCCAGTCGCTCGGCATCAAGGCCGGCACCCCCGACTTCGGCCTGGTCGCCTCGCTGACCCTGGGCACCGCGGAAATCACGCCGATGCGCATGGCCAACGTCTACGGCGCCTTCGACAACGGCGGCGTCTCGCACGAGCCGGTGCAGGTCACCGCGATCATCGACCAGCGCACCGGGCAGACCGTGTGGACGCCGCCGTCGATGCGCAAGGACAGCACCGTCAACAAGCAGGTGATGTCCGCGAACACCGCCGCCGGGGTCACCAACGCGCTGCAGTCGGTGCTCCAGAAGGGCGGCACGGCGAACGCGAACAACTACGCCGCCGCGCTGGCCGCGTCCACCAACTACAACCTGGCCGGCAAGACCGGTACCACCGACCAGAACCACTCGGCCTGGTTCACCGGGTTCTCCTCGTCGCTGGCGACGTCGGTCGCGATCTTCAGATCCACCCCTGACGGCACGCTCGAATCCATCAAGGGCCTTGGCTACGACGACCAGAGCACCCGTATCAACGGTATGGACTGGCCGACGTCGGTCTGGACGAAGTTCATGAGCATCGAGTTCAACAAGGACAAGACCAACTTCGCCAAACCGTTCGCACCCTACGCGCCGATCTGTTCCGGGGTCAGCAACATCGTGAGCTTCGGCCAGTCCGTCTCGGCCGGCCCGCTGGCCACGGACACCAACGCGCTGCCTGGCACCCCGACCGGCTCGGAGGCGAACTGCCAGGCGGTGTTCGTCCCGACGCCGACCCCGACGCCGACGCCGACCCCGACGAAGGCCACGACAAGCTCGCAGCAGCAGCTGTGCCAGCCGCCGGCCCAGTTCGACCCGGCCTCGCAGCAGTGCGTGACGCTGCCGTCGACCCCGACGGACAGCACCACGCAGCAGCAGCCGACCGGCACCGGCGCGACCAACACCACCGGGCCGACCACTCCGACGAACACCACCCCGACCACGCCGTCGAGCAAGTTCTGCCAGAACCATCCGACGGATCCGCTGTGCCCGACGACGACGACGTCGCCGACCACCTCCAGCACCACGTCCAACCCCTTCGGCGCCCCGCCCGGGGGCTGA
- a CDS encoding PadR family transcriptional regulator, with protein MAKRSQILELAVLGLLHEHPMHGYELRRQLNVQLGAFRALSYGTLYPCLKDLVARGWIAEDDTQTANIASSRRAKISYKLTAEGKERFQELMTTSGSAAWEDDNFGVHFAFFGRTNAGVRIRILEGRRSRLEERMEAVRGSLARSRDRLDSYTLELQRHGLESTEREVRWLNELIRTEHEQAFPTPPQQQPQQGSPEPRAS; from the coding sequence ATGGCGAAGCGGTCCCAGATCCTGGAACTGGCCGTCCTCGGCCTGCTCCACGAGCACCCGATGCACGGCTACGAGCTGCGCCGTCAGCTCAACGTGCAGCTCGGCGCCTTCCGTGCGCTGTCCTACGGGACCCTGTACCCCTGTCTGAAGGACCTGGTCGCCCGCGGCTGGATCGCCGAGGACGACACCCAGACCGCCAACATCGCCTCCTCACGCCGGGCCAAGATCAGCTACAAGCTGACCGCGGAGGGCAAGGAGCGGTTCCAGGAGCTCATGACCACCTCCGGCTCGGCGGCCTGGGAGGACGACAACTTCGGCGTCCACTTCGCGTTCTTCGGGCGGACCAACGCCGGCGTCCGGATCCGCATCCTCGAGGGGCGGCGCAGCCGTCTGGAGGAGCGGATGGAAGCGGTGCGGGGCTCGCTGGCCCGCAGCCGTGACCGGTTGGACTCCTACACGCTGGAGCTCCAACGGCACGGTCTGGAGAGCACCGAGCGCGAGGTCAGATGGCTCAACGAGCTCATCAGGACCGAGCACGAGCAGGCGTTCCCGACTCCACCGCAGCAGCAACCCCAGCAAGGCTCCCCGGAGCCCCGGGCCTCCTAG
- a CDS encoding inositol-3-phosphate synthase codes for MGSVRVAIIGVGNCAASLVQGVEYYKDADPNAKVPGLMHVQFGEYHVSDLEFVAAFDVDAKKVGLDLADAIGASENNTIKIADVPPTGVVVQRGHTNDGLGKYYRQTIVESDAEPVDMVAALKAAKADVVVCYLPVGSQSAVEYYAQVAIDAKVAFVNALPVFIAGTKEWADKFEAAGVPIVGDDIKSQVGATITHRVLAKLFEDRGVVLDRTMQLNVGGNMDFMNMLERERLESKKISKTQAVTSQLSHDLGAGNVHIGPSDYVAWLDDRKWAYVRLEGRAFGDVPLNLEYKLEVWDSPNSAGVIIDAVRCAKIALDRGIGGPILSASSYFMKSPPVQYFDDEARDAVEAFIRGDVER; via the coding sequence ATGGGTTCGGTTCGAGTAGCGATCATCGGCGTCGGTAACTGCGCCGCCTCGCTGGTGCAGGGCGTCGAGTACTACAAGGACGCAGACCCCAACGCCAAGGTCCCCGGCCTGATGCACGTCCAGTTCGGCGAGTACCACGTCAGCGACCTGGAGTTCGTCGCGGCGTTCGACGTCGACGCCAAGAAGGTGGGCCTGGACCTGGCCGACGCCATCGGCGCCAGCGAGAACAACACCATCAAGATCGCCGACGTCCCGCCGACCGGCGTGGTCGTGCAGCGCGGCCACACCAACGACGGCCTGGGCAAGTACTACCGCCAGACCATCGTGGAGTCCGACGCCGAGCCGGTCGACATGGTCGCCGCGCTGAAGGCCGCCAAGGCCGACGTCGTGGTCTGCTACCTGCCGGTGGGCTCGCAGTCCGCCGTCGAGTACTACGCGCAGGTCGCGATCGACGCCAAGGTGGCGTTCGTGAACGCGCTGCCGGTCTTCATCGCCGGCACCAAGGAGTGGGCCGACAAGTTCGAGGCCGCCGGTGTCCCGATCGTCGGCGACGACATCAAGTCCCAGGTCGGCGCGACCATCACGCACCGCGTGCTGGCCAAGCTGTTCGAGGACCGCGGCGTCGTGCTGGACCGCACCATGCAGCTGAACGTCGGCGGCAACATGGACTTCATGAACATGCTCGAGCGCGAGCGCCTGGAGTCCAAGAAGATCTCCAAGACCCAGGCCGTGACCTCGCAGCTGTCCCACGACCTCGGCGCCGGCAACGTGCACATCGGCCCGTCGGACTACGTCGCGTGGCTCGACGACCGCAAGTGGGCGTACGTGCGCCTCGAGGGCCGCGCCTTCGGCGACGTCCCGCTGAACCTGGAGTACAAGCTCGAGGTCTGGGACTCCCCGAACTCGGCCGGCGTCATCATCGACGCGGTGCGCTGCGCGAAGATCGCGCTGGACCGCGGCATCGGCGGCCCGATCCTGTCGGCGTCCTCCTACTTCATGAAGTCGCCGCCGGTCCAGTACTTCGACGACGAGGCCCGCGACGCGGTCGAGGCCTTCATCCGCGGCGACGTCGAGCGCTGA
- a CDS encoding cell wall-binding repeat-containing protein has protein sequence MGRKREISVISSLAVAGAAFGGTMVSAPSASAASITVSASGSDVVAINPSVFSGGAPTDLVSTQTAQVLSNSARYLATTWYNTTYNNGNNVASDGYLNLDIAGAVPEQSFRLPGMAALSIATAVKLGDWDQYDSGITPDEAENRAATMVRALAHRYYANNSLAGVSTWGNSWQSPLWAFYTGQAAWLVWDKLSPWDRDAVARMMADEANRLITGNDVFLTSDQGSQQLYQYNKSGTDVTPGDTKAEEDNYEAQLLGLAVAMMPNHPNAAKWQRRNEDLLIADTATQADLSSTKVVNGRQLNQWLQGWNVQPDGTVQNHNILHPVYMTALDQSLQQVGTFALAGKCAPQAVTDNVGLVYNALTSVTTFKYAPDPNNLSQDVTLANPNNAPIYNPWSGGNTAQNAQINYPQGNDWGTQFPAYYGSFDALVSAYNLAPSAGHYSAAHNAMELQLQGRFHTGQTYKPWNPATTPGDQAENSYVGAEQRVGQIAAQAYMALWLNHSHTACFDNSGTPTPPNVPPAQPTAVSRLAGSDRYATGVAVSQSQWSNAGGDNTPRAIADAVVLARGDNFPDALAGVPLAKRDRGPLLLTEPGALNGATAAEIRRVLPKGKTVYILGGNQAVSPKVQQQLQGMGYNVQRFGGADRYGTALQIAEQGMGSPHQVVVATGQDFADALSAGPLAADEGNAILLSDGKTLDPNTKAYIAAAERKDGAADPAFHLNAVGGAAVAATSYLGGAAHTLMGADRYATAVAVAQRFAADMPVTQFGVATGMQFADALTGGGYMANAGEPLILTPPTGLAPADANLLHTMQSQISTITLFGGPVALNKAVMDQIAHAVGGVER, from the coding sequence ATGGGCCGCAAGCGCGAAATTTCGGTCATATCGAGTCTCGCGGTGGCAGGCGCGGCCTTCGGCGGGACCATGGTCTCGGCACCCAGCGCCTCAGCCGCGAGCATCACGGTCTCCGCGTCCGGTTCGGACGTGGTGGCGATCAATCCGTCGGTCTTCTCCGGCGGCGCCCCGACAGATCTGGTCAGCACCCAGACCGCGCAGGTCCTGAGCAACTCTGCGCGCTACCTCGCGACCACCTGGTACAACACCACCTACAACAACGGCAACAACGTGGCGTCCGACGGTTATCTGAACCTGGACATCGCCGGCGCCGTCCCCGAGCAGAGCTTCCGGCTCCCGGGCATGGCGGCGCTGTCCATCGCGACCGCCGTGAAGCTGGGCGACTGGGACCAGTACGACTCCGGCATCACCCCGGACGAGGCCGAGAACCGCGCGGCGACCATGGTGCGCGCGCTCGCGCACCGTTACTACGCCAACAACTCGCTGGCCGGCGTGTCCACGTGGGGCAACAGCTGGCAGTCCCCGCTGTGGGCGTTCTACACCGGTCAGGCCGCCTGGCTGGTCTGGGACAAGCTCTCGCCGTGGGACCGGGACGCCGTGGCCCGGATGATGGCCGACGAGGCGAACCGGCTGATCACCGGCAACGACGTCTTCCTGACCTCGGACCAGGGCAGCCAGCAGCTGTACCAGTACAACAAGTCCGGCACGGACGTCACCCCCGGCGACACCAAGGCCGAAGAGGACAACTACGAGGCGCAGCTGCTCGGGCTGGCCGTGGCGATGATGCCCAACCACCCGAACGCCGCCAAGTGGCAGCGCCGCAACGAGGACCTGCTGATCGCGGACACCGCGACCCAGGCCGACCTGTCCAGCACCAAGGTGGTCAACGGCCGCCAGCTGAACCAGTGGCTCCAGGGCTGGAACGTGCAGCCCGACGGCACCGTGCAGAACCACAACATCCTGCACCCGGTGTACATGACGGCGCTGGACCAGTCGCTGCAGCAGGTCGGGACCTTCGCGCTGGCCGGGAAGTGCGCGCCGCAGGCGGTGACGGACAACGTCGGGCTGGTCTACAACGCGCTGACAAGTGTGACGACGTTCAAGTACGCACCGGACCCGAACAACCTCAGCCAGGACGTCACCCTCGCCAACCCGAACAACGCGCCGATCTACAACCCGTGGAGCGGCGGCAACACGGCCCAGAACGCGCAGATCAACTACCCGCAGGGCAACGACTGGGGCACCCAGTTCCCGGCCTACTACGGGTCCTTCGACGCTCTGGTCAGCGCCTACAACCTGGCGCCGAGCGCCGGGCACTACTCCGCGGCGCACAACGCCATGGAGCTCCAGCTGCAGGGCCGGTTCCACACCGGCCAGACTTACAAGCCGTGGAACCCGGCGACCACGCCCGGCGACCAGGCCGAGAACTCCTACGTCGGTGCCGAGCAGCGCGTCGGCCAGATCGCCGCGCAGGCCTACATGGCGCTGTGGCTGAACCACTCGCACACCGCGTGCTTCGACAACTCCGGCACCCCGACCCCGCCGAACGTCCCGCCGGCGCAGCCGACCGCCGTCTCCCGGCTGGCCGGCAGCGACCGCTACGCGACCGGCGTCGCGGTGTCGCAGAGCCAGTGGTCCAACGCCGGGGGCGACAACACGCCGCGGGCGATCGCCGACGCGGTCGTGCTGGCGCGCGGCGACAACTTCCCGGACGCGCTGGCCGGTGTGCCGCTGGCCAAGCGGGACCGCGGTCCGCTGCTGCTGACCGAGCCCGGGGCGCTGAACGGGGCCACCGCGGCGGAGATCCGCCGGGTCCTGCCCAAGGGCAAGACGGTCTACATCCTCGGCGGCAACCAGGCGGTCTCGCCGAAGGTGCAGCAGCAGCTGCAGGGCATGGGCTACAACGTCCAGCGCTTCGGCGGTGCGGACCGCTACGGCACCGCGCTGCAGATCGCGGAGCAGGGTATGGGTTCCCCGCACCAGGTCGTGGTGGCCACCGGCCAGGACTTCGCCGACGCCCTGTCCGCCGGCCCGCTGGCCGCCGACGAGGGCAACGCGATCCTGCTGTCCGACGGCAAGACGCTGGACCCGAACACCAAGGCCTACATCGCCGCCGCCGAGCGCAAGGACGGCGCCGCCGACCCGGCCTTCCACCTCAACGCGGTGGGCGGTGCGGCGGTTGCGGCGACCAGCTACCTGGGCGGCGCGGCGCACACCCTGATGGGCGCGGACCGGTACGCGACGGCGGTGGCTGTGGCGCAGCGCTTCGCGGCCGACATGCCGGTGACACAGTTCGGTGTGGCCACCGGCATGCAGTTCGCGGACGCCCTCACCGGCGGCGGCTACATGGCCAACGCCGGCGAGCCGCTGATCCTGACGCCCCCGACGGGCCTGGCCCCGGCGGACGCCAATCTGCTGCACACGATGCAGAGCCAGATCTCGACCATCACGCTGTTCGGCGGCCCGGTGGCCCTCAACAAGGCGGTGATGGACCAGATCGCGCACGCGGTCGGTGGTGTGGAGCGCTAA